ATAACTTGCCAGGGCCGGCACAGCAGGACCAAGAAATGTGCATCTGGCCTTGGTGATggcagcaggagaaaatggCAGGGGGAGGCTGCGATCTGGCCTTGTGTAAAATAAAGCCCTTGAACAAGtgttgtcactttttttttgcaggtgatTGCCCTTGTGATGGATTCCTTCACAGATATTGATATCTTCAGTGACCTTCAGGATGCTTATAACAACCGCAAAGTCCCTGTCTATATCCTTCTTGACCAGGACTTTCTACCCCATTTCTTGGAAATGTGCAAGAATTTGGGAGTTTGCCCTGAGCAGGAAAGCGTAAGTGCTAAATGTGGGTGggtgtggggtttggtttcatttttgtgGTACAGTTTGTGGTTATGGATGGCAAAGATACCCCCCCTATAAAACATGAGGCTTCCTTGAAAGACTAAAGCATCCTGTCTGTTAGATAACTGATATAAAAGggtattttctgaaatacttctcaGCTTTTGAAGATCAAGGCTCAATATTGCAGTGGTTTCAATATAGTCTCTAGTCCAGCATGTGAAACTGCCCACAAACTCAGCAAAAAAACCACGTAGAAAAGGCACATCTACTCCTACCCCACACAACCCGTAAGTAGGAGCTACAGCCACGCTGTGCAGCTCCCCGGCGTGCTGGGTGGAGTGTGCACTGTGATTCCTGCCCTGAAGAAGCAGCAATTTTcaagcatttaattttgcaaGATCTAAGTAGCTTTAGTCTTTGGCTCAAGGAACTGCTTGCTAAGGAAAATAGAAACACAGGAAGCTCAAGGGTGGTAGAGCTTTTGTAACATCTCTTTTCTTCAGTAAGGCAtagttgctttcttttaaaagggtTTGTAACCCAGGTGGTTTACTTAATTCCTCTGAATATAAGCTGACAAGACTGTGTTATGGCTTGGTTTGGACAGGCTTGTGTTCATCCCAGTGAGTTTCTCTGAATGTGGAAACACTCCTTGCTTCATGGGCAGTAATTAATTAGAACTGTCTGTTCTCTCCACGGACTCTCCTAATCTAACAGAAATTTAGCACTGTGTAACTAATAACACATGCAGGCAATGTAAGGAAGTTCATTTCATTCCTACCTTCCATAGCGTGCGTAGCTGCTTTTAGGTAGAATTGCTAATCAAAACTTTTTGGAAGTTAACTTACATCTGATAttactttttcccttcttttctgaaacagctgATGCGAGTTCGAACTCTCACAGGGAACACATACTACATGAGGTCAGGTGCCAAAATTGTTGGGAAAGTCCATGAGAAGTTCATGTTAATTGATGGCGTTAGAGTGACAACAGGCTCCTACAGGCAAGTATTGGGGTCTGCTGGTGCCTGATGAAGCTACAGAAAGGGGGAGTTTCTGCAAGAAGGGTGTATTAACTTTGCTGTTTGCCTGGTATTAGTGAATGCCAATGGCAAGTGGACTAGCTGAGCCTAAGTGGGACTTAACACAAAACTGGAAACAGCTTTGGAAAACTGATTTACACAATTTGTTGCTAGCAAAGCACTTGGCCATGGCTAGAGTTCTTCCTGAAGAAGAGAGAGTGAATTGTCTATCGGCTTTATACCTTCCTTGTGCACAGCACTTCTAAGCTGAGTCTTGCTGTCTGCAACTGTATGTGTTGAAATACCCTAGAGATTAACTGTGACTCTTGATTTGTTTTCAATAGTTTCACGTGGTCTGACGGGAAGCTGAACAGCAGTAACTTGCTGCTATTGTCAGGTCAAGTGGTTGAACAATTTGACCTCCAGTTCCGGATTCTTTATGCCCAGTCCATGCCCATCAGCCCTAAATGGCCGTCCAGCTGCAGGAACAGTGGGATATTTGATCACCTGGCGAACAGAATAGAGTCCCCTCAAGAATATACTGGGGAAGGCAACTTGAGAGCAGAATTTGCCAGATTGTCTAGTACTCCAAAGAAACTGTTGAAAGAACTAGATGTGGCTGAAGATACTCCTGGAGGCAAACCTTGTAACCTGGGGCGTTCTTGCCTCTGTGAAGAGGAGTGGTTCAGCAATCAAGAGGCCATAGTGGAATGGAAAAGTGCATCGACTCAAACTGGCCCGTGGGAAGAGAAGCCTGTAGTGACCGTGTGGAACGCTGCCACGCAGACCAGTGCTGTAACGGCAGAAACCAGCACTCAGACCTCCGTCGCTGCTAGAATGACGGGCACTCAGACTTCAGTTTTGATGAAGACTGCAGTGACACAGACAAAGGAAGGTGAGTACACAGAAACACCCCTGCTTCACAGAAAGCTGTCGAAAGAAGGATCTTTTCTGTCTGGAAAGGCTGTATCAAGTTCTAGTCTGCGATCACTGTCTTCGTCATCATCCCAGTGCTCTCTTGGCAGCTCTGCCGGCTCACTGTCTTCTCTCCGGTCCTTTGAATATTCTAGCAGTCACAGGGCAGAATATTTCCAAAAACTGCATAAAGAGAGGCAATTCCACTACTCCACTATCAGGTCGAAGCTTAGCCACATG
The sequence above is a segment of the Nyctibius grandis isolate bNycGra1 chromosome 28, bNycGra1.pri, whole genome shotgun sequence genome. Coding sequences within it:
- the LOC137674415 gene encoding protein FAM83D-like yields the protein MANPSQCLEEGAGHWPPRPPGPYSEAQRLALEELVAGGPEALRAFLRREQLPPFLSEPEVQAIARGALPPAAAPEPAAEPSPGASLDASSLTYFPERSDLEPPALELGWPGFASGAFRGLTRVEAYFQPGCGESIYGCKEAVRRQIRSARQVIALVMDSFTDIDIFSDLQDAYNNRKVPVYILLDQDFLPHFLEMCKNLGVCPEQESLMRVRTLTGNTYYMRSGAKIVGKVHEKFMLIDGVRVTTGSYSFTWSDGKLNSSNLLLLSGQVVEQFDLQFRILYAQSMPISPKWPSSCRNSGIFDHLANRIESPQEYTGEGNLRAEFARLSSTPKKLLKELDVAEDTPGGKPCNLGRSCLCEEEWFSNQEAIVEWKSASTQTGPWEEKPVVTVWNAATQTSAVTAETSTQTSVAARMTGTQTSVLMKTAVTQTKEGEYTETPLLHRKLSKEGSFLSGKAVSSSSLRSLSSSSSQCSLGSSAGSLSSLRSFEYSSSHRAEYFQKLHKERQFHYSTIRSKLSHMVGILSRRGRVPENSTTQYTGGCTLKQRRDISASLRSLREVSLFSLNK